The following proteins are co-located in the Hydrogenophaga sp. RAC07 genome:
- a CDS encoding histidine phosphatase family protein, with protein MGTLYLVRHGQASFGADDYDQLSELGQRQSRRLGEHWAERGVVFDAVITGTLKRHAQTWAGIAEGAKLTHAPLAWPGLNEYDSEAVIRAIHPHPLERPRSAAEAPELYRHHFRLLRDGLTQWMAGTVSPQGMPSYTDFVHGVTSALDHVRATHQGQNVLLVSSGGPISTAVGHVLGLSPEATIELNLRIRNSAVTEFQFNPKRHTLLTYNTLPHLDHQDYKPWITYA; from the coding sequence ATGGGAACGCTCTACCTTGTGCGCCACGGCCAGGCCTCGTTTGGTGCCGACGACTACGACCAGCTCAGCGAGCTCGGCCAACGCCAGAGCCGCCGGCTCGGTGAACACTGGGCCGAGCGCGGCGTGGTGTTCGACGCCGTCATCACCGGCACGCTCAAGCGCCACGCCCAGACCTGGGCCGGCATCGCCGAAGGCGCAAAGCTGACCCACGCGCCGCTGGCCTGGCCCGGCCTCAACGAGTACGACAGCGAGGCCGTGATCCGCGCGATCCACCCGCACCCGCTGGAAAGGCCGCGTTCGGCCGCCGAAGCGCCCGAGCTCTACCGCCACCACTTTCGCCTGTTGCGCGACGGCCTGACCCAGTGGATGGCCGGCACCGTGAGCCCGCAAGGCATGCCGAGCTACACCGACTTCGTGCACGGCGTCACGAGCGCGCTGGATCATGTGCGCGCCACCCACCAGGGGCAGAACGTGTTGCTGGTCTCCAGCGGTGGCCCGATCTCCACCGCCGTGGGCCATGTGCTGGGCCTGAGCCCCGAAGCCACGATTGAGCTGAACCTGCGCATCCGCAACAGCGCGGTCACCGAGTTCCAGTTCAACCCCAAGCGGCACACGCTGCTGACCTACAACACGCTGCCGCACCTGGATCACCAGGACTACAAGCCCTGGATCACCTATGCCTGA
- a CDS encoding creatininase family protein, producing MTSPHRFWSDLSTADFASLDLARAIAVLPVAAIEQHGPHLPLSVDTDIANGVIHASLPHIAPDLPALFLPTQAAGYSPEHTRFAGTLTLKAETVLRLWTEIGECVAASGVKKLVLFNAHGGQVGLLDVVARDLRARLGLLVYSVNWFHLPLLDTEGRDLNAMFSAEEHRFGIHGGEIETSLMLAIAPERVRMEHAANFASKSQDRAGRFGILGNGKSAKLGWQMQDYNACGAVGNAAAATAEKGHAVLSAAGRALARLLGEIDQLPEDTLTDATAFSPKG from the coding sequence ATGACAAGCCCCCACCGTTTCTGGTCCGACCTCAGCACCGCCGACTTCGCTTCGCTCGACCTGGCCCGCGCCATCGCCGTGCTGCCCGTGGCCGCGATCGAACAGCACGGCCCGCACCTGCCGCTGTCGGTGGACACCGACATCGCCAACGGTGTGATCCACGCGAGCCTGCCCCACATCGCACCCGATCTGCCCGCGCTCTTTCTGCCCACGCAGGCTGCTGGCTACTCGCCCGAACACACCCGCTTTGCCGGCACGCTCACCCTCAAGGCCGAGACCGTACTGCGCCTGTGGACCGAGATCGGTGAATGCGTGGCGGCCAGTGGCGTGAAGAAGCTGGTGCTGTTCAACGCGCACGGCGGGCAGGTCGGTTTGCTGGACGTGGTGGCACGCGACCTGCGTGCGCGCCTGGGGCTGCTGGTCTACAGCGTGAACTGGTTCCATTTGCCGCTGCTGGACACCGAGGGCCGCGATCTGAACGCGATGTTCAGCGCCGAGGAGCACCGCTTCGGCATTCACGGTGGCGAGATCGAAACCTCGCTGATGCTGGCGATTGCCCCCGAGCGGGTGCGCATGGAGCACGCGGCGAATTTCGCGTCGAAGTCGCAAGACCGTGCCGGTCGGTTCGGCATCCTGGGCAACGGGAAGAGCGCCAAGCTCGGCTGGCAGATGCAGGACTACAACGCCTGCGGCGCGGTGGGCAACGCCGCAGCGGCCACGGCCGAGAAGGGCCATGCGGTGCTGTCTGCGGCGGGCCGCGCGCTGGCGCGTTTGTTGGGCGAGATCGATCAGCTGCCCGAAGACACGCTGACCGATGCGACGGCGTTCAGCCCGAAGGGCTGA
- a CDS encoding SAM-dependent methyltransferase has product MGSIVERALLPWAHRMKTRVNLPVRLSWGERGASSLALGDFEQPQVEIRVRDASALPLLIDPGLDTLGQAYVEGLIDVEGSVPDILAVAHGLAANAQPEGGLLGRLRRRFGHTRESDSEAIQYHYDVSNDFYAQWLGEGMVYSCGYFERGDETLDEAQVKKIDHILNKIRLQPGQRLLDIGCGWGALVLRAAERFGAQCVGVTLSQNQFDLARERVRAAGLQDRVEIRLQDYRDVSDGLFDRITSVGMFEHVGLDHLVPYFTRIRALLKPDGWAMNHGITSTDAYDGETRHGGGHFIDRYVFPQGEVPHISTVLRTLQEGGLEAFDVENLRRHYMRTTQLWSDAFEANTPRIKPLVDEKRWRIWRIYLAGCAWAFEHDEVAIYQVLCRAAGQPAGGLPWSRRWMYADRKIGA; this is encoded by the coding sequence ATGGGATCGATCGTGGAACGCGCGCTGCTGCCCTGGGCGCATCGCATGAAGACGCGGGTGAACCTGCCGGTTCGCCTGAGCTGGGGCGAGCGCGGGGCCTCATCGCTGGCGCTGGGCGACTTCGAGCAACCGCAGGTGGAGATCCGCGTGCGCGACGCTTCGGCCCTGCCGCTGCTCATCGACCCGGGGCTGGACACGCTGGGCCAGGCCTATGTGGAAGGGCTGATCGACGTGGAAGGCTCGGTCCCCGACATCCTGGCCGTGGCCCACGGGCTGGCCGCGAACGCACAGCCCGAGGGCGGTCTGCTCGGGCGCCTGCGCCGGCGCTTCGGCCACACGCGCGAGAGCGACAGCGAAGCCATCCAGTACCACTACGACGTGTCCAACGACTTCTACGCCCAATGGCTGGGCGAGGGCATGGTGTATTCGTGCGGCTACTTCGAGCGCGGCGACGAAACGCTGGACGAGGCGCAGGTCAAGAAAATCGATCACATCCTGAACAAGATCCGCCTGCAGCCGGGGCAGCGCCTGCTCGACATCGGCTGCGGCTGGGGCGCGCTGGTGCTGCGTGCGGCCGAGCGGTTTGGCGCGCAGTGCGTGGGGGTAACGCTGTCGCAGAACCAGTTCGACCTGGCGCGCGAGCGGGTGCGTGCCGCCGGCTTGCAGGACCGCGTCGAGATCCGTTTGCAGGACTACCGCGACGTGAGCGACGGGCTGTTCGACCGCATCACCAGCGTGGGCATGTTCGAGCACGTGGGGCTGGACCACCTCGTGCCCTACTTCACCCGCATTCGCGCTCTGCTCAAGCCCGATGGCTGGGCCATGAACCACGGCATCACCAGCACCGACGCGTATGACGGCGAAACGCGCCACGGCGGCGGGCATTTCATCGACCGTTATGTGTTTCCGCAAGGCGAGGTGCCGCACATCAGCACGGTCTTGCGCACCTTGCAGGAAGGCGGGCTGGAGGCGTTCGATGTGGAGAACCTGCGCCGCCATTACATGCGCACCACACAGCTCTGGAGCGATGCCTTCGAGGCGAACACCCCGCGGATCAAGCCGCTGGTGGACGAAAAGCGCTGGCGCATCTGGCGCATCTACCTGGCTGGCTGCGCCTGGGCCTTCGAGCACGACGAGGTGGCGATCTACCAGGTGCTGTGCCGCGCGGCCGGCCAGCCGGCGGGTGGCTTGCCCTGGTCGCGCCGCTGGATGTATGCCGACCGTAAGATCGGTGCATGA
- a CDS encoding protein-disulfide reductase DsbD family protein, with protein sequence MPSTASPRTSAPLRLLGAWLLAAALPLGAAAQGLLGGPAASATVVQSDQARAEIVAHAPDGAGPGQKIWVGLQLTHAPEWHTYWKNAGDSGLPTELRWTLPPGVTAGEIAWPTPRKFPIGNLANYGYDGTVVLPVPLTVGPDFKGDVLNVQLYAAWLVCRKECIPEEGNFTLNIPVNGSTGSSGAAFAASFDAAPRDQPAAGSQLQPEDGFLNVSLANLPAAWRGKALEFYPETTGLIEPGSPWTQAWDGARWTARVPLSPHRSESPTQLVLVVAEANPPGQGPGSAGARLDVPVQGAWPAVAPLPAAVPDALQAALDANAARAAAPVGSASSLTLGAAMLGALLGGLILNLMPCVFPVLAIKVMAFAKHANDRAAHRANGLAYSAGVVLSFVALGALLLGLRAAGEQLGWGFQLQSPAVVAGLAVLFTLIGLNLAGLFEFGNVLPSRLASLQAKNPTVDAFLTGVLATAIASPCTAPFMGASLGLAIGLPAEQALAVFAVLGLGMALPYLAASWIPAVARALPRPGPWMDTFRRGMAFPMFATVVWLLWVLGQQSGIDGAAGLLMLLVVLALLVWSLGLRGKSRAALAGLSLAGLVWMGWTVGPNVTRLQDATPGQAVATSQAGVSWQAWSPDVQATLVAEGRPVFVDFTAAWCVTCQYNKRTTLADAAVLGDIAGKNVALLRADWTRRDPAVTAALATLGRNGVPVYAIYKNGQATQVLSEVLSVEEVRAALSRL encoded by the coding sequence ATGCCGTCCACCGCCTCCCCCCGCACTTCTGCCCCCTTGCGCCTGCTCGGCGCCTGGCTGCTCGCCGCGGCCCTGCCCCTGGGCGCGGCCGCGCAAGGTTTGCTCGGCGGCCCGGCGGCCAGCGCCACCGTGGTGCAGAGCGACCAGGCGCGGGCCGAGATCGTGGCGCACGCGCCCGACGGCGCCGGACCGGGTCAGAAGATCTGGGTCGGGCTGCAGCTCACCCATGCGCCGGAATGGCACACCTACTGGAAAAACGCCGGTGATTCCGGCCTGCCCACCGAACTGCGCTGGACCCTGCCGCCCGGCGTGACGGCGGGCGAGATCGCCTGGCCCACACCGCGCAAGTTCCCCATCGGCAACCTGGCCAACTACGGCTATGACGGCACCGTGGTGCTGCCGGTGCCGCTCACCGTGGGCCCCGATTTCAAGGGCGACGTCCTGAACGTGCAGCTCTACGCCGCCTGGCTGGTCTGCCGCAAGGAATGCATCCCCGAAGAAGGCAACTTCACGCTGAACATCCCGGTCAACGGCTCGACCGGCAGCTCTGGTGCGGCGTTCGCAGCCAGCTTTGACGCAGCGCCCAGGGACCAGCCGGCCGCCGGCAGCCAGTTGCAGCCCGAAGACGGTTTTCTCAACGTGTCGCTGGCGAACCTGCCCGCTGCCTGGCGCGGCAAGGCACTGGAGTTCTACCCCGAGACCACCGGCCTGATCGAACCCGGCTCGCCCTGGACCCAGGCCTGGGACGGCGCGCGCTGGACCGCGCGCGTGCCGCTCTCGCCCCACCGCAGTGAAAGCCCCACGCAGCTCGTGCTCGTGGTGGCCGAGGCCAACCCACCCGGCCAGGGGCCCGGTTCGGCCGGAGCGCGGCTGGATGTCCCGGTGCAGGGCGCCTGGCCGGCGGTGGCACCGCTGCCCGCCGCCGTTCCCGACGCCTTGCAGGCCGCGCTGGACGCCAACGCCGCGCGCGCCGCCGCGCCGGTGGGCAGCGCCAGTTCACTCACGCTGGGTGCCGCCATGCTGGGCGCGCTGCTTGGCGGCCTGATCCTCAACCTCATGCCCTGCGTGTTCCCGGTGCTTGCCATCAAGGTCATGGCGTTTGCCAAGCACGCCAACGACCGGGCGGCCCACCGCGCCAACGGCCTGGCCTACAGCGCCGGCGTGGTGCTTTCGTTCGTGGCGCTGGGCGCCTTGTTGCTGGGCCTGCGTGCCGCGGGCGAACAGCTGGGCTGGGGCTTCCAGCTGCAGAGCCCGGCCGTGGTCGCGGGGCTGGCCGTGCTCTTCACGCTGATCGGTCTGAACCTGGCTGGCCTGTTCGAGTTCGGCAACGTGCTGCCCAGCCGCCTGGCCAGCCTGCAGGCCAAAAACCCCACGGTGGACGCCTTCCTCACCGGCGTGCTGGCCACGGCCATCGCCTCGCCCTGCACCGCGCCGTTCATGGGCGCCTCGCTGGGCCTGGCCATCGGCCTGCCGGCCGAGCAGGCGCTCGCCGTCTTCGCGGTGCTGGGCCTGGGCATGGCGCTGCCGTACCTGGCCGCCAGCTGGATTCCGGCCGTGGCGCGCGCCCTGCCCCGCCCGGGCCCCTGGATGGACACGTTCCGCCGCGGCATGGCCTTCCCGATGTTCGCCACCGTGGTCTGGTTGCTCTGGGTACTCGGCCAGCAAAGCGGCATCGACGGCGCGGCCGGTTTGCTGATGCTGCTGGTGGTGCTGGCGCTGCTGGTCTGGTCGCTCGGTCTGCGCGGCAAAAGCCGCGCGGCGCTGGCGGGACTGTCGCTGGCCGGTTTGGTCTGGATGGGCTGGACGGTTGGTCCCAATGTGACGCGCCTGCAAGACGCCACACCCGGTCAGGCGGTGGCGACCTCGCAGGCCGGCGTGAGCTGGCAAGCCTGGAGCCCCGACGTTCAAGCCACCCTCGTGGCCGAGGGCCGCCCGGTGTTTGTCGACTTCACCGCCGCCTGGTGCGTGACCTGCCAGTACAACAAGCGCACGACGCTGGCCGATGCGGCCGTGCTCGGCGACATCGCCGGCAAGAACGTGGCCTTGCTGCGCGCCGACTGGACGCGCCGCGACCCGGCCGTGACCGCCGCGCTGGCCACGCTGGGGCGCAACGGCGTGCCGGTGTATGCGATTTACAAGAATGGGCAAGCCACCCAGGTGCTGTCCGAAGTGTTGAGTGTGGAGGAGGTTCGCGCGGCGCTGTCCCGGCTCTGA
- a CDS encoding thioredoxin family protein: MQRRPIIALTALSPFAGLLLPATARAAGVGQAAPDFTLMDTAGQPVKLSQFKGKPVVLEWNNPGCPFVKKHYQGNMQALQKEVTAQGGVWLAINSTRDDSGDYMTPAQLGRWMTEQKASPTATLMDEDGKVGQAFAARVTPHMYIVNAQGVLVYAGGIDSIASARVDDIPKATNYVRQAMAEIQAGKPVSVATSRAYGCSVKYSSA; encoded by the coding sequence ATGCAACGCCGCCCCATCATCGCCCTGACCGCCCTGTCTCCGTTTGCCGGCCTGCTGTTGCCCGCCACCGCGCGGGCGGCCGGCGTGGGCCAGGCCGCACCCGACTTCACCCTGATGGACACCGCCGGCCAGCCGGTGAAGCTGTCGCAGTTCAAAGGCAAGCCGGTGGTGCTGGAGTGGAACAACCCCGGCTGCCCGTTCGTGAAGAAGCACTACCAGGGCAACATGCAGGCCCTGCAGAAAGAGGTGACGGCCCAGGGCGGCGTCTGGCTGGCCATCAACTCCACGCGCGACGACAGCGGCGACTACATGACGCCCGCCCAGCTCGGCCGCTGGATGACCGAGCAGAAAGCCAGCCCCACGGCCACGCTGATGGATGAGGACGGCAAGGTCGGCCAGGCCTTTGCGGCACGCGTCACGCCGCACATGTACATCGTCAACGCGCAGGGCGTGCTGGTGTACGCCGGTGGCATCGACAGCATCGCCTCGGCCCGCGTGGACGACATCCCCAAGGCCACCAACTACGTGCGCCAGGCCATGGCGGAGATCCAGGCCGGCAAGCCGGTGAGCGTGGCCACAAGCCGCGCCTACGGTTGCTCGGTCAAGTACAGCAGCGCCTGA
- the hemE gene encoding uroporphyrinogen decarboxylase, with the protein MPFAPLQNDTFIRACLRQSTDHTPVWLMRQAGRYLPEYCATRAKAGSFMGLATNVDYATEVTLQPLERYALDAAILFSDILTVPDAMGLGLSFALGEGPKFAKTVRTEADVDALAVPDMNKLRYVFDAVTSIRKALNGRVPLIGFSGSPWTLACYMVEGGGSDDYRAVKTLMYSRPDLMHRILAINADAVAAYLNAQIDAGAQAVMVFDSWGGVLADGNFQDFSLTYTKRVLAQLKREHEGVVIPRIVFTKGGGLWLDDMKALDCHALGLDWTVNLAKARAQVGEGPNGKALQGNIDPNVLFAQPGQIDAEVARVLESFGPPHQGPGTGATHIFNLGHGISQYTPPEHVSALVNAVHSHSKRLRAA; encoded by the coding sequence ATGCCCTTTGCCCCCCTGCAGAACGACACCTTCATTCGCGCCTGCCTGCGCCAGTCCACCGACCACACGCCCGTGTGGCTCATGCGCCAGGCGGGTCGGTATCTGCCCGAGTACTGCGCCACGCGCGCCAAGGCCGGCAGCTTCATGGGGCTGGCGACCAACGTGGACTACGCCACCGAGGTGACCCTGCAGCCGCTGGAACGTTACGCGCTGGACGCGGCCATCCTGTTCAGCGACATCCTCACCGTGCCCGACGCCATGGGCCTGGGCCTGTCGTTCGCGCTGGGTGAAGGCCCCAAATTTGCGAAGACCGTGCGCACCGAAGCCGACGTGGACGCGCTGGCCGTGCCCGACATGAACAAGCTGCGCTACGTGTTCGACGCCGTCACCTCCATCCGCAAGGCCTTGAACGGCCGTGTGCCGCTGATTGGTTTCTCGGGCAGCCCCTGGACACTGGCCTGCTACATGGTCGAAGGCGGCGGTTCGGACGACTACCGCGCGGTCAAGACGCTCATGTACAGCCGCCCGGACCTGATGCACCGCATCCTGGCCATCAACGCCGACGCGGTGGCGGCCTACCTGAACGCGCAGATCGACGCCGGCGCGCAAGCCGTGATGGTGTTCGACAGCTGGGGCGGCGTGCTGGCGGATGGCAACTTCCAGGACTTCAGCCTCACCTACACCAAGCGTGTGCTGGCCCAACTCAAGCGCGAACACGAGGGTGTGGTGATCCCGCGCATCGTCTTCACCAAAGGTGGCGGCCTGTGGCTCGACGACATGAAGGCGCTGGACTGCCACGCGCTCGGCCTGGACTGGACCGTGAACCTGGCCAAGGCCCGTGCTCAAGTGGGCGAAGGCCCCAACGGCAAGGCGCTGCAGGGCAACATCGACCCCAACGTGCTGTTTGCACAGCCCGGGCAGATCGACGCCGAGGTGGCGCGGGTGCTGGAGAGTTTTGGCCCGCCCCACCAGGGCCCGGGCACGGGTGCCACCCACATCTTCAACCTCGGTCACGGCATCAGCCAG